One window of Medicago truncatula cultivar Jemalong A17 chromosome 2, MtrunA17r5.0-ANR, whole genome shotgun sequence genomic DNA carries:
- the LOC112418242 gene encoding uncharacterized mitochondrial protein AtMg00310-like, with protein MMNAFWWGHGGSRNKGLNWLSWEKLSVHKNDGGMGFKDLEAFNVAMLGKQGWQLQTNTESLVSRIFKARYYPNSSYLETKLGHNPSFVWHSILSAKVVVRQGARWKIGTGFDIPIISEPWIGSGSSIPPCG; from the coding sequence atgatgAACGCTTTTTGGTGGGGTCATGGTGGCTCAAGAAATAAAGGTTTAAACTGGCTATCCTGGGAAAAGCTCTCTGTTCACAAGAATGATGGAGGGATGGGATTCAAAGATCTGGAAGCTTTTAATGTGGCAATGCTTGGTAAACAGGGTTGGCAGTTGCAAACAAATACGGAAAGTCTCGTCTCAAGAATCTTCAAAGCTAGATACTATCCGAACAGTTCCTATCTAGAGACTAAACTGGGGCATAACCCTAGTTTTGTGTGGCATAGTATCCTCAGCGCCAAGGTGGTGGTCCGTCAAGGAGCTAGATGGAAAATTGGCACAGGCTTTGACATTCCTATTATTAGTGAACCATGGATTGGTTCAGGATCCAGTATTCCCCCTTGTGGGTGA